The following DNA comes from Erigeron canadensis isolate Cc75 chromosome 3, C_canadensis_v1, whole genome shotgun sequence.
ttatttaatatatatgatcTTGTAATCTGGAAATTTGAACTATTTGTTTTAATCATAATTGACGCTCTAAGTTGTCTACAAAGAAACTTAAACTCTTAAGAAAAGTATTTCATAGCGCATTGTTATATGGAGTGGAAGTTTCAACCTATTTATTCAATGCCTAAGTGCCAAATGTTGCCCAAAGTGTATCTTCAATGCCTGAAACATATGTAatcaattatttaaaatatatgatcGTGTGATCTTAAAATTTTGCCACCTATTATGTCATAATTCGCTAGAATGATTATTTTCTTAATCTACTAGCAGAACTTCTGTTAAGTGTCCAGGCTTAGAAAAGTACAATGTCTGAAAAGCGAAAATCTTTGGTGTATTCTCTATAGTCAAAATACTACATATATACTTGTTTTGTTTCACAATGAGCATCACCAACTCTATACTAAAAACACCTTTTTGGTCCATATGAACACATGAAACATAGAATTTTGAGAGTTATTTCATATGTCCAATATAAGCCAAAAAGGTTAAATACTCACCTTAACACTTGATCTGGAGCACGGGCCGTTCTTTTGCGAAAATATGCCCAACTCTTTGCATCACCTTCATCCTTAAATGAACAAGGTTAAAAGTTTGTTAGGATTAATTCATATTTGCCCATCAGAGCAATTCCAAGGAGAAATATATACCTCATTTTGAGTAGGTAATGCCTTTCCATATGCATCACTTTTAGATATTTCCATGTCAAAATCAGATTCATCTTCATTGACTATCTCATATTCTGGCCAGGTAACATTGCTAGCAGCTGTTtacaataaaaacatatagCTCAGCTCATTATATAGTTTGGGTAGGTGGATTGAGTACAAGGTCAACACAGGTTCAGTTGAAAAAAGTTTTTCCTGGTACAAGTCAAACCTGACCATGCTGGGTTGATTTAGGTCGcaaacatatttttctttttactattTTAAAGTCAAGCCATCATTTACgatacaaaataatattttgcAATCAATAATCTAAATTTGAACAGAACGATTAACAACGTTGTTTACATTGAAAGGAAACTTTAACATCTTTTAACCTGTTTGACCAGTTTCCTTTTAATCTAGTAatctattttgattttgatcctAATACAATCGAGTATTTCATATGTAAGTGATTCGGAATTGCTACCGCTAACTCCCATCCTATAAGCATTACAACCTTTTTTTAGTCAGGTTAATGTAGATGCTCAAATTAACCATCAACAAAGAAATATAGTCAATCTAAGTTAAATGCATCAATTTTAGAGTAAATTGTTCTGGGAGTATAAGTATGTTTAACattgaacttctcaagaaattgTATCTGCAACTTTCAAAGGATATCTCAGAAAAGAGTGTTAAAATTAGAATGGAATAGAAGATGCATTATTTGAGGAAACCATTATAAGCACTTATAGTAATGCAAAGCCCACAAATCCTAACCAAATACCAAAAGGATCAAGATCACGTATATCAGAAATTCAGAAGTCAACCCTAAAGGAAAAGTACACTAACCCTTTGGTAGATCCTCAGAAGAGTTGGTAGAAACAGAATTGGATGAAGGGAGCGTAAGGTCTATACTTCTACACACGCTTTTATGAGCTGAACTCCAATGAATTGCCTGCATAGAAAAAAGGAAATCAAGGAATGAATGATTCAAAAAAACAGCAAACCGTAACAGCAATTAGCACTTAAATAACTACCTGGTGCCTCTTGGAACAGTAACGTGCTTTTTTACAGTTACCACAAACTTTATCTCCTTTCCACGTACCACACCAGCCACAAAGCGGAGCTACAAAAACATGTTTTTGAGCTAAGGTCGTAACAAGCAAAGTTCAAAGCACACTTAATGGCTCTCAGAGAGGAAATTCTATCAGCCAATTTGAGTATTTGTATAATATAGGCAAGGCTATAGTAATCCCTCaactaaatatttaaaagaaGGAAGTTGTGATAATCCCTCTCCACTGAACTATAAACAGGTGAATTTGGGTTATTATCCGTAATAAGTTGAGTTAGTAATATCAGATATAATTACCTGAGTTAAGTGTCAACAGGTCAAATGAGCCGAGTGGGTTGAAAGTACCACGAAGAGGAATTTTAAATCTCATACGTTGTTAAATCATATAATTAAGCTATGTTGAGATAGTAAAACTCTCAAAATCCTAGTTGACGCTAATAActaaaaaagaacaaaatttgAACAAAGGTAATTCGGGACAACCCACTCTGACAAGGCCCATTCTCACCCATTCCAAAAGTTACATGTTCTAACTCATTTGCCACCCACTCATTTGCCACCTACTCATTTTGACTCctctaaaaaaaagtaatgaaaCAAAACTTTCGTACCTGCTGCTCCTAAAGGCTTGTCGGTGCCATTGTACTTAGGAGCTTCACTGGAGTAAAACTGATTGTTGCGGGGGAGTTGACAACGAAAGACCTTAATACTTGTCAAATAATAAAAGAGAAGTATGAAAAAATGGAcaagaaaacaaatattaaaataccaAGAAATGGGAAAACAACAATAGAAGACATCAATACCTCCGAGATCTTTTTTCTGGGTGGTGTTTCCATTGCTCGTGTTGGTCTTGTCGAAGGCATGACATTGATGGGCACATGAATACAAATAAGGTCCTATGAAACGCGGAATCCTTATCTGTGAGAGGTGCATAAGCCTACAGAATAAAACGATAAATAAGACTATTGTGATATTAAGTCTTGTGTCTTTACCCCAATTCCTACAAAATACTAGTCATTAATCACAGTGAGCCATCAAACATATGCATTCTAATACCCCGATTTGTTTCATTAACCGCAAGTCACCCATATAAAACATTTGACAATCATTATCGGATAACTGAACCCTAACAGTTATACCATTCAAACACATTCAACAGCTTAAATACTTTCCATGACAGCAAAAATACAATAAGAAATCCTATAACATTTTGTGTATAAAGTACTTCAGCCCATAATTTTAAACTTCAATATAATCGGAATCTTTTGAAATACCTGAAGCAAGAACCGAAGAGGCTCGCCACATATTTCGCACAAACACGAGTCACCCAAAGGTAAGTTAATTGGATCCAACCAAGCCtaaatcatcaacaacaaatttcacaaaaaaaaaatgatgtcatcagctatattaaataattataaaatttgaaaatgtgAGTATGGAAAGAAATACAAACAGGGGTTCCTCCAGCTTTGCTCGGAAACAGCTGTCGAAAAAGGGACCATTCGTGTTCTGGTTTTTCGACGAAGCCTAACGTAACGGGGGGTTGTtcttgttcatcttcttcttcatcttcatcgtcatcatcttcgtcatcaaattcttcatcgTCAATTTGGATGTCGGTGAATTTAGCTAACGGGTTTTCATGTTCATTACGGATTACTAGTTCTTTTGACATTATTATGGGTGGGTATATTATTTCTCACAGAGCAGGTAGAGGTTTTGGGGGAAGAAAAGGGGTTTAGGGTTTTGGCAACTGATTAAATTGAAGTATAAGTTACAAATTTAGTTCTATTGTTTcacaaattttatgttttcggCCCTTTTACATATTTTGACAATAATCCACCACACATGTTTTACATTGTTATAGAGTATAACAATGTACTGTTGTACATGTTTTACCTTTAATTTGTTGTCGTATTTGGGTCAATTGCTAGTAGCTTTTACTCATTGGATTATTTCGGATGAAGTTTAACCTATAAAGTGGGTAGTTGACCGTTAAAAACAATATATCTCTAGTGCCAGTAAAAGAAAGTCGACAATATATTAGCAAATTGTTATAACAAATCgatatatttaacattttttgcCCTCTAAGCTAACATATCGTAActcatttttcacatgtcatcatcatcatctatacTAAGTTAACAAAACCATTatgataaaatatcaaaaatgataaatcttttaaACATAATAGCCCTCATTTTTCTAATCACAAGATGATGGATGACATATGTTAAAATCATTATCTAGTGGCTTTATGAGACTTTTTAGTATAATTTCAATtgaatatatcatttttaaaaaaatataaatacacaCATAGGCTTAAGTAAAATTCTTTAAAACTTGTGGCTCTACTAGCATAACACCTTGATCAAACAAACTCGGTAGCATATTAGGTATAACGTGAGGGCATACCGGCATCCGAAATGCACTAATATAATGGTttcattggagatagtcttatGCCACTTAAATTTTGATCCTTAACTAGAcatgttatatttttgtatttttttaaaggcaAATGTCATATGTCTCCTAAACTCctcaaatatcatatatattcaaattacaattctttaatatatgatgtacaatgtttttaaaagcaaaattttattgatatctttcctttgaaaaaaatatatactgtattattatagttatagtTGTCTGAGTATCTATCACTAGTGTTTCCGTGTTAGATATGTGAGAATACAATGTTAATAAACTCAAATTTGTTTTTAGAATAAACGAGATAAAAGTGGcaaaacttgaaaattttcAGTAGGGGTAGAGATCtagatattttttttccctaacactttttttttttaaacggagGTCGAAACAGAGGATATCGAAAATTTTCTAAACGAAAACCATATACCCCTATATCGCGAAAAAAATTTCGGGGGGTCCGGCGCCCCTCCCCGCCCCTATATAGCTGCGCCcacataatgaaaaataaagattGCAACCATGATAAATACCACGTCGTCTTCATGGTGCTATGTTTCATGTTGAAAGAAGAGACCGTACATGCTTATGGCTCTTTGATGATAGATCTGgacctttttaatttttatggcCATCAAGTAGAGGTAAGTTCATAGACCTCAAATCGGAATATAATTAACCGGTTAGGGGTATATGTATATCGATTCGAACCATAAATCATAAAAAGCAATAGAGTTAATCTACAAAAACAAACTATACATTTTTTAACATAACCAACTAATTTATTCACACAATAATTCATTGAGATAAGAAAATATTAGAATTTTAAATGGCTGGTCCATTTAACCTTGTGTCCAGATTATGTGTGTTGTAGGATTTCCTGAGCAATTAAAAATTGCTAACGGTTTCATCCCTGGTCGTCAGTGTTTAATGTTTGACATAGAATTGAAGTATCTGTGCGAACAGTGACAACCAAAGTATGTCATGCCATGAATAATATAGgcttttctcttcttttttttggtCAAGATGACCTCAGTAGCAAACAGATACAAACAACTAGTATTGTTTCGGCATTTACATGTATCTCACATTTCatgaaaccaaaaatatataaaaaaataataataatcaacatTTAACTTGTATGTAAGCCCTCTCATCACTCACTCACTCTCTATGtggaaaaaatgtaaaaaaataaaataaaataaaaaaccaaggAATGTTATCCTTCACTGCTACTTCCTGTTCCCATTTCTCTTCTTCATTTCAACAGCAGTTACAAGCCTCCCACCTCGCTGTGGAGCCTGAGGGTGGCTACTAAGATTGGTTAC
Coding sequences within:
- the LOC122593324 gene encoding programmed cell death protein 2, with the translated sequence MSKELVIRNEHENPLAKFTDIQIDDEEFDDEDDDDEDEEEDEQEQPPVTLGFVEKPEHEWSLFRQLFPSKAGGTPAWLDPINLPLGDSCLCEICGEPLRFLLQAYAPLTDKDSAFHRTLFVFMCPSMSCLRQDQHEQWKHHPEKRSRSIKVFRCQLPRNNQFYSSEAPKYNGTDKPLGAAAPLCGWCGTWKGDKVCGNCKKARYCSKRHQAIHWSSAHKSVCRSIDLTLPSSNSVSTNSSEDLPKAASNVTWPEYEIVNEDESDFDMEISKSDAYGKALPTQNEDEGDAKSWAYFRKRTARAPDQVLRYSRYETAKPLWPMLSGRPSNVDIPKCTSCGGHRVFEFQILPQLLYYFDVKNDSNSLDWATIVVYTCEASCNGGLAYKEEFAWVQHPV